The proteins below are encoded in one region of Phaeodactylum tricornutum CCAP 1055/1 chromosome 3, complete sequence:
- a CDS encoding predicted protein: MLRFHGIDTVWRASPLVGIGRVPGMRNPHPARPQYLGRLGPFPETARNRYQFGLRLVQPTRLFRSMPQRFQSLPVMVSTPSAPGTDSGPRLARPVPRRPRCPPGHFDGPFQKRRCPVRDHHATNDSIEHTPPPPPLRRQVASIWSLPGVAMSQTVRTEASLNPDYRTASCPAPSLPLSASLLDEHETLDDSRTDAILDCSPHSVPVTESSSLPLARLARTRTGPGTTAFAAEPRIRAIPAFAEVSKSLPYLFDAPPSTAETEDLEHELEALSVHPKSFASSADAAQDKIYGTEPAKKTLSAVTPSPNPNSSPAPFLFGTPPLRSSEDLQSPPTLKKSILPGTVAFGSPNSGNINPRRPLEGTIKLKPQNRNSSLLRRQTWLPSPKISGHDTHASIFSDPHDSPRAPLVAGSIGDDDFWNCVPENQLPQKPTVVYSYNHAAFRPWTPIPVRPPTEHQAAQTPERSTVREFSVEELGVSSSIFGTPTKQTKKKTSYNAGTNDSFSPVHKMPSGNKEDACMLSSDSVKDVHPQSIWFRSTAASERRSEIHGFPQTIKSTSVTSAANHIQESNSNDQCHAFTNQRQSMTTSSHLQVPSIAPKEFQRPTTIRSLHTHCDSHQQMSDLPLTNLK, from the coding sequence ATGTTGCGATTTCATGGGATTGATACCGTGTGGAGAGCATCTCCACTTGTTGGAATCGGGCGTGTTCCGGGAATGAGAAACCCCCATCCAGCCCGACCGCAGTATTTGGGCAGACTCGGACCTTTCCCAGAGACCGCCCGGAATCGGTACCAGTTTGGGTTGCGGTTGGTACAACCAACACGTCTATTTCGGAGCATGCCCCAGCGTTTCCAAAGTCTACCGGTCATGGTGTCAACACCATCAGCACCAGGGACGGACAGCGGTCCGAGACTCGCCCGACCGGTCCCGAGGCGGCCTCGGTGTCCTCCCGGGCATTTTGATGgtcccttccaaaagcgaCGGTGTCCCGTTCGAGACCACCATGCAACCAACGATTCCATCGAACACacaccaccgccaccaccttTACGTCGCCAAGTGGCCTCGATTTGGTCTTTGCCCGGGGTCGCAATGTCACAGACCGTTCGCACCGAAGCGTCGCTCAATCCGGACTACCGCACCGCATCCTGTCCCGCTCCGTCCCTACCACTATCGGCAAGTCTCTTGGACGAACACGAAACACTCGACGACAGTCGCACCGATGCCATACTGGACTGTAGTCCACACAGTGTTCCCGTTACGGAAAGCTCTAGTCTGCCGTTGGCCCGTTTGGCGAGAACCAGGACCGGGCCGGGAACCACCGCGTTCGCCGCCGAACCAAGGATTCGAGCGATTCCCGCCTTTGCGGAAGTTTCCAAATCGTTGCCCTACCTCTTTGACGCTCCTCCATCTACGGCAGAAACGGAAGACTTGGAACACGAGTTGGAAGCCTTGTCCGTCCACCCCAAGTCGTTTGCGTCCTCGGCGGATGCGGCCCAGGACAAAATCTACGGAACAGAACCCGCCAAAAAGACACTGTCCGCGGTGACGCCGTCTCCCAATCCCAACTCGAGTCCAGCCccttttttgtttgggaCTCCACCGCTCCGCTCTAGCGAAGATCTCCAGAGTCCACCTACTCTCAAAAAGTCCATATTGCCCGGCACCGTAGCCTTTGGTAGCCCAAACAGTGGCAATATCAACCCGAGACGCCCCTTGGAAGGAACAATTAAACTCAAACCACAGAACCGAAATTCTTCACTCCTGCGTCGACAAACATGGCTTCCCTCACCCAAGATCTCGGGCCACGACACTCACGCCTCAATTTTCAGCGACCCCCACGATTCTCCACGCGCACCACTCGTAGCCGGCAGCATTGGTGACGACGATTTCTGGAATTGCGTTCCCGAAAATCAATTGCCACAAAAACCCACTGTTGTCTATTCATACAACCATGCAGCGTTTCGGCCCTGGACGCCCATTCCCGTCCGACCTCCAACGGAACACCAGGCGGCACAGACCCCAGAAAGATCGACCGTTCGGGAATTCTCCGTTGAGGAACTCGGGGTAAGTTCCTCCATATTCGGTACACcaacaaagcaaacaaagaaaaagacaagcTACAATGCAGGAACCAATGATTCGTTCAGTCCAGTTCATAAAATGCCCAGTGGAAACAAGGAGGATGCGTGCATGTTATCGAGTGACAGCGTGAAGGACGTGCATCCCCAAAGTATTTGGTTTCGATCAACAGCGGCGTCAGAGCGTCGGAGCGAAATCCATGGATTCCCGCAGACCATAAAGAGTACCTCGGTCACATCCGCTGCGAATCATATTCAGGAATCTAATTCAAACGACCAATGTCATGCCTTTACCAATCAACGCCAGAGCATGACGACCTCTTCCCACCTTCAAGTACCGAGCATCGCACCAAAGGAGTTTCAGCGACCTACCACCATTCGTAGTCTCCATACTCA